Proteins encoded within one genomic window of Paenibacillus thermoaerophilus:
- the hslV gene encoding ATP-dependent protease subunit HslV: MNQSFHATTIFAVRHNGKAAMAGDGQVTFGNQMIMKNTAKKVRRLYRGQVVAGFAGSVADAITLFEKFEAKLEAYHGSLQRAAVELAKDWRQDRILRKLEAMMIVMDADHLLLVSGSGEIIEPDDGILAIGSGGSFALAAGRALIRHAPGLEAREIAKAALEIAADICVFTNRQIIVEEIGGGR; this comes from the coding sequence GTGAACCAATCGTTCCACGCGACGACGATTTTTGCCGTCCGCCACAACGGCAAGGCGGCGATGGCCGGAGACGGCCAAGTGACGTTCGGCAATCAGATGATCATGAAAAACACCGCCAAGAAGGTGCGCAGGCTGTACCGGGGGCAGGTGGTTGCGGGGTTTGCGGGTTCCGTGGCCGACGCGATCACGCTGTTCGAGAAATTCGAGGCGAAGCTGGAAGCCTACCACGGCAGTCTTCAGCGCGCGGCCGTGGAGCTGGCGAAGGATTGGCGGCAGGATCGGATTTTGCGCAAGCTGGAGGCGATGATGATCGTGATGGATGCGGATCATCTCCTGCTGGTCAGCGGCAGCGGCGAAATTATCGAGCCGGACGACGGCATACTCGCCATCGGTTCGGGAGGCAGCTTCGCGTTGGCGGCGGGACGGGCGCTGATCCGGCATGCCCCCGGCCTCGAAGCGCGGGAGATCGCCAAGGCGGCGCTGGAGATTGCCGCGGATATTTGCGTCTTTACGAACCGGCAGATTATTGTCGAAGAAATCGGCGGAGGGAGATGA
- the flgC gene encoding flagellar basal body rod protein FlgC — protein sequence MRLTNGFDISASALTAQRLRMDVVSSNIANAETTRARFVNGQWQPYQRKIVTIEPKKQKPFSTYLDASLGENVSVGQGVKVTRITTDKQPFKLVYQPTHPDADENGFVRMPNVDLTKEMVDLISATRSYEANVTALNAAKGMITKALEIGR from the coding sequence ATGAGGCTCACCAACGGATTCGACATTAGCGCGTCCGCCCTGACGGCGCAGCGGCTGCGGATGGACGTCGTCTCCTCGAACATCGCCAACGCCGAAACGACCCGCGCCAGATTCGTGAACGGCCAGTGGCAGCCGTACCAGCGCAAGATCGTAACGATCGAGCCGAAGAAGCAAAAACCTTTCTCTACATACTTAGACGCGTCGTTGGGTGAAAATGTTTCGGTCGGACAAGGGGTTAAAGTAACCAGAATCACGACGGACAAGCAGCCGTTCAAGCTCGTCTACCAACCGACGCACCCGGATGCGGACGAAAACGGCTTCGTACGCATGCCCAACGTCGATCTGACGAAGGAAATGGTCGACCTGATCTCGGCCACCCGTTCCTACGAAGCGAACGTAACGGCGCTTAACGCCGCCAAAGGAATGATCACGAAAGCGCTGGAAATCGGCCGGTAA
- the topA gene encoding type I DNA topoisomerase gives MADSLVIVESPAKAKTIGKYLGSKYIVKASMGHIRDLPKSQIGVEVSKGFQPKYITIRGKGNVLKELKEAKKKVKRVYLAADPDREGEAIAWHLAHYLELPENDACRVVFNEITKQAVKDAFKHPRRINMDLVNAQQARRILDRLVGYKISPLLWKKVKKGLSAGRVQSVAVKLIIDREKEIQSFVPEEYWTITVELSKDGTPFEAKFYSMNGDKKELASESEVQAVLAAIKDQSYIVREVKERERTRNPAPPFITSSLQQEAARKLNFRAAKTMQIAQQLYEGIDLGKEGTVGLITYMRTDSTRISPVAQEEAKAFIIGKYGESYYPETPRVYLKKNANAQDAHEAIRPTSVLKEPEQVKEYLTRDQYRLYKLIWERFVASQMASAILDTMTVDIAAGDAVFRAAGSKIKFPGFMKVYVEGSDDGQSGADDEKMLPALAEGEELAAGKIEPKQHFTQPPPRYSEARLVRAMEELGIGRPSTYAPTLETVQKRGYVALEDKKFVPTELGELVIELMEEFFPEILNVEFTAQMEEGLDHVEEGIEDWVRVLDEFYKTFEKRLAVAEEEMKEVELQDEITDIPCEKCGRPMAVKMGRFGKFLACTGFPDCRNAKPIVKDTGVTCPSCGEGKIVERRSKKGRIFYGCDRYPECDYVSWDKPLGRDCPQCGTMLVEKSNRQGKHALCPSCGFKEEIQDEEEGFEGIED, from the coding sequence ATGGCAGACTCTCTTGTCATTGTGGAATCCCCGGCCAAAGCCAAAACAATCGGAAAATATTTAGGCAGCAAATATATCGTCAAAGCTTCCATGGGCCATATTCGGGATCTGCCGAAAAGCCAGATCGGGGTCGAGGTGAGCAAAGGGTTCCAGCCCAAATACATCACGATCCGCGGCAAAGGCAACGTCCTGAAGGAACTGAAAGAAGCGAAGAAAAAAGTCAAGCGCGTCTATCTGGCGGCCGACCCCGACCGCGAAGGGGAAGCGATCGCCTGGCATCTTGCGCATTACCTCGAATTGCCGGAGAACGACGCCTGCCGAGTCGTCTTCAACGAAATCACCAAACAAGCGGTCAAGGACGCGTTCAAGCATCCGCGCCGCATCAACATGGACCTCGTTAACGCGCAACAAGCCCGCCGCATATTGGACCGTCTCGTCGGTTACAAAATCAGTCCGCTTTTATGGAAAAAGGTGAAGAAAGGCCTATCCGCCGGCCGCGTGCAGTCCGTTGCGGTGAAGCTGATCATCGACCGGGAAAAAGAAATCCAATCGTTCGTGCCGGAAGAATACTGGACGATCACCGTCGAGCTGAGCAAGGACGGCACCCCGTTCGAAGCGAAATTCTACAGCATGAACGGCGACAAAAAAGAGCTCGCCAGCGAATCGGAAGTTCAAGCGGTGCTCGCCGCGATCAAGGACCAATCGTACATCGTCCGGGAAGTCAAGGAGCGGGAGCGCACCCGCAATCCGGCGCCGCCCTTTATCACGAGCTCCCTACAGCAGGAGGCCGCGCGCAAGCTTAACTTCCGCGCCGCCAAAACGATGCAGATCGCCCAGCAGCTTTACGAGGGCATCGACCTCGGCAAGGAAGGGACCGTCGGTCTCATCACCTACATGCGCACGGACTCCACGCGCATATCGCCGGTCGCCCAAGAGGAAGCCAAGGCGTTCATCATCGGGAAATACGGAGAAAGCTATTATCCCGAAACCCCGCGCGTCTACCTGAAGAAAAACGCGAACGCCCAGGACGCCCACGAGGCGATCCGCCCGACGTCCGTGCTGAAGGAGCCGGAGCAGGTCAAGGAATATTTGACGCGGGATCAATACCGGCTCTATAAGCTGATCTGGGAGCGCTTCGTCGCCAGCCAGATGGCGTCCGCGATTCTGGATACGATGACCGTGGACATCGCCGCCGGCGACGCCGTCTTCCGGGCCGCGGGATCGAAAATCAAGTTCCCCGGCTTTATGAAGGTATACGTCGAAGGCAGCGACGACGGACAAAGCGGCGCGGACGACGAAAAAATGCTGCCCGCGCTGGCCGAAGGCGAGGAACTGGCCGCCGGCAAGATCGAGCCGAAGCAGCATTTCACGCAGCCGCCGCCGCGTTATTCCGAAGCGCGTCTGGTGCGCGCCATGGAGGAACTCGGCATCGGCCGCCCGAGCACGTACGCGCCGACGCTGGAAACGGTGCAGAAGCGCGGCTATGTCGCCCTGGAGGACAAAAAATTCGTGCCGACGGAGCTCGGCGAGCTCGTAATCGAGCTGATGGAGGAATTTTTCCCGGAGATCCTCAACGTGGAGTTCACGGCCCAGATGGAAGAAGGGCTGGACCATGTCGAGGAAGGCATCGAGGACTGGGTGCGTGTGCTCGACGAGTTTTACAAGACGTTCGAGAAGCGGCTGGCGGTCGCCGAAGAAGAGATGAAGGAAGTCGAGCTGCAGGACGAGATCACGGATATCCCATGCGAGAAGTGCGGCCGGCCGATGGCCGTCAAGATGGGTCGGTTCGGCAAGTTTCTGGCCTGCACCGGGTTCCCGGACTGCCGCAACGCCAAGCCGATCGTCAAAGATACGGGCGTGACGTGCCCGTCCTGCGGAGAAGGCAAAATCGTCGAACGCCGCAGCAAAAAAGGACGCATCTTCTACGGCTGCGACCGTTATCCCGAATGCGATTACGTATCCTGGGATAAGCCGCTCGGCCGCGATTGCCCGCAATGCGGCACGATGCTGGTCGAGAAATCGAACCGGCAGGGCAAGCACGCCTTGTGTCCGAGCTGCGGCTTCAAGGAAGAAATTCAGGACGAAGAAGAGGGGTTCGAAGGCATTGAAGACTGA
- the hslU gene encoding ATP-dependent protease ATPase subunit HslU translates to MRQEAWTPRQLVAELDKYIVGQKKAKRAVSVALRNRYRRSRLPESVRDEIVPKNILMIGPTGVGKTEIARRLAKLVQAPFIKIEATKFTEVGYVGRDVESMIRDLVETSIRMVKAEKTEALREQAEKLAEERLAALLVPSPKSNKPGKNPFEMLFGGMTGNAGSAAPAEEPVDADIAAKRREVLEQLRVGKLENAVVEVRVEDAAPNLFDLLGGQQGDQMGINMQEMLGQLMPKRTKLRKLPVKDARKLLIQEEAQKLMDMDEVIQEAVRRAEQSGIIFIDEIDKIASSSGRSGGPDVSREGVQRDILPIVEGSTVMTKYGPVQTDYILFIAAGAFHMAKPSDLIPELQGRFPIRVELDSLSEEDFMLILTEPENALTKQYASLLRTEGIELEFPREAIAEIARIAAHVNRETDNIGARRLHTILEKLLEDLSFEAPDLQLERFTITPEYVREKLGDIAQNRDLSQYIL, encoded by the coding sequence ATGAGACAGGAAGCGTGGACGCCTCGGCAACTGGTAGCCGAGCTTGACAAATATATCGTCGGGCAAAAAAAAGCGAAGCGGGCCGTATCGGTCGCCCTGCGCAACCGGTATCGCCGCAGCCGTCTGCCCGAGTCGGTCCGGGACGAGATTGTGCCGAAAAACATATTGATGATCGGGCCGACCGGGGTGGGCAAGACGGAGATCGCACGCAGGCTGGCGAAGCTGGTGCAAGCGCCGTTTATCAAGATCGAAGCCACCAAGTTCACCGAGGTGGGTTATGTCGGCCGGGACGTGGAATCGATGATTCGCGACCTGGTGGAAACCTCGATCCGGATGGTGAAGGCGGAGAAGACGGAGGCGCTGCGGGAGCAGGCGGAGAAGCTCGCGGAGGAGCGTCTGGCTGCTCTGCTCGTGCCGTCGCCCAAAAGCAACAAGCCCGGCAAAAATCCGTTCGAGATGCTGTTCGGCGGCATGACGGGCAACGCCGGCTCCGCCGCTCCCGCCGAAGAGCCGGTTGACGCCGACATTGCCGCAAAGCGGCGGGAGGTGCTCGAGCAGCTTCGCGTGGGCAAGCTGGAGAACGCCGTCGTCGAGGTCCGGGTGGAGGACGCGGCCCCGAATTTGTTCGATTTGCTTGGCGGGCAGCAAGGGGATCAGATGGGCATCAACATGCAGGAGATGCTCGGCCAACTGATGCCCAAGAGGACGAAGCTGCGCAAGCTGCCGGTCAAGGACGCCCGCAAGCTGCTGATCCAGGAAGAAGCGCAGAAGCTGATGGATATGGACGAAGTGATCCAGGAAGCGGTGCGCCGCGCCGAACAGTCGGGCATTATTTTTATCGACGAGATCGACAAGATCGCTTCCTCCTCGGGCAGGAGCGGAGGTCCCGACGTATCCCGGGAGGGCGTGCAGCGGGATATTCTTCCGATCGTCGAAGGCTCGACCGTCATGACGAAGTACGGACCGGTTCAGACCGATTACATTTTGTTTATCGCCGCCGGGGCGTTCCATATGGCGAAGCCGTCCGACCTCATCCCCGAGCTGCAGGGACGCTTCCCTATCCGGGTAGAGCTCGACAGCTTGAGCGAAGAGGATTTCATGCTGATTCTCACGGAGCCGGAGAACGCTCTGACGAAGCAGTACGCCTCGCTCCTGAGAACGGAGGGCATCGAGCTGGAATTTCCGCGGGAGGCGATCGCCGAGATCGCGCGAATCGCCGCCCATGTCAACCGGGAAACCGACAACATCGGCGCGCGGCGGCTGCATACGATTCTCGAAAAGCTGCTTGAGGACTTGTCGTTCGAAGCCCCCGATCTGCAGCTCGAGCGTTTCACCATCACGCCGGAATACGTTCGCGAGAAGCTTGGGGACATTGCGCAAAATCGGGATTTGAGTCAATACATCTTGTAG
- the fliE gene encoding flagellar hook-basal body complex protein FliE yields the protein MIEKTGLSFIQAPVTAPSPKPSAEIGADGVAKSFGNFLSDAIQKLEGQQMEVETLTKQFAVGDLPDVHRLTIAAEKAALGLEFTVKVRDKAIEAYQEIMRMQI from the coding sequence GTGATCGAAAAGACTGGACTGTCATTCATTCAAGCGCCGGTCACGGCGCCTTCGCCGAAGCCGTCGGCGGAGATTGGCGCGGACGGCGTCGCGAAATCGTTCGGGAACTTTCTGAGCGACGCGATTCAAAAGCTGGAAGGACAGCAAATGGAAGTCGAGACGCTGACGAAGCAGTTTGCGGTGGGAGATTTGCCGGATGTGCACCGGCTCACCATCGCGGCCGAAAAGGCGGCCCTCGGGCTCGAATTCACCGTCAAAGTGCGGGATAAAGCAATAGAAGCTTACCAAGAAATCATGCGAATGCAAATCTAA
- the codY gene encoding GTP-sensing pleiotropic transcriptional regulator CodY: protein MTLLSKTRRLNRMLQKAAGNAVSFMEMAEVLKDTISASVYVVSRKGKILGYAMTDEGQGESFRRMVSEERRFPPEFNLVLMKVEETTTHPGEENLYQVYAEKAHAFVEQAYVTVIPIVGGTERHGTLMLTRGQPFVDDDLILAEYGSTIVGMEILRQHAEEVEQEARSKAAVAVAVNSLSYSEMEAVEHIFEELDGLEGLLVASKIADRVGITRSVIVNALRKLESAGVIETRSLGMKGTYIKILNEQLIQEISKPKPPV, encoded by the coding sequence ATGACGCTGTTAAGCAAAACGCGGCGGCTGAACCGGATGCTCCAAAAAGCGGCCGGCAACGCCGTTAGCTTCATGGAAATGGCGGAGGTGCTCAAGGACACCATCAGCGCCAGCGTCTACGTCGTCAGCCGGAAAGGGAAAATTCTCGGATATGCGATGACGGACGAAGGCCAAGGGGAATCGTTCCGCCGCATGGTCAGCGAGGAGCGCCGGTTTCCGCCGGAGTTTAATCTCGTGCTGATGAAGGTCGAGGAGACGACGACGCATCCGGGCGAGGAAAATCTGTATCAGGTTTACGCCGAAAAGGCGCATGCTTTTGTCGAACAAGCGTACGTCACCGTGATTCCGATCGTCGGCGGCACCGAACGCCACGGGACGCTGATGCTCACGCGCGGACAGCCGTTTGTGGACGACGATCTGATCCTGGCGGAGTACGGCTCGACGATCGTCGGCATGGAAATTTTGCGGCAGCATGCGGAGGAAGTGGAGCAGGAAGCGAGGAGCAAGGCGGCGGTCGCGGTGGCCGTCAACTCGCTTTCCTACAGCGAGATGGAAGCGGTGGAGCATATTTTTGAGGAATTGGATGGTCTCGAAGGTCTGCTCGTCGCCAGCAAAATCGCCGACCGGGTCGGCATTACCCGTTCCGTGATCGTCAACGCGCTCCGCAAGCTCGAAAGCGCCGGGGTGATCGAGACTCGTTCGCTCGGCATGAAGGGGACGTACATCAAGATCCTGAACGAGCAATTAATTCAAGAAATCTCCAAACCTAAACCTCCCGTATGA
- the fliG gene encoding flagellar motor switch protein FliG: MAKIAQQQTLSGRQKAAILLISLGPEVSAHVFKHLREEEIEQLTLEIANVRKVDAAEKEAVLAEFHQICLAQEYITQGGIQYAKDILEKALGSQKAVDIITRLTATLQVRPFDFARKADPQQILNFLQNENSQTIALVLSYLQPDQAATILSSLPQEKQAEVAKRIALMDSTSPEVISQVERVLEQKLSSTVTQDYTTAGGIEAIVQILNGVDRSTERTILDSLEIQDPELAEEIKKRMFVFEDIVNLDNRSIQRIIRDVENADLQLALKVASEEVREAVFRNMSKRMADNFREEMEYMGPVRLRDVEEAQTRIVATIRRLEETGEVIIARGGGDDIIV; encoded by the coding sequence ATGGCCAAAATTGCACAACAGCAAACCTTGTCGGGACGGCAGAAGGCGGCTATCTTGCTGATCAGCCTTGGGCCGGAGGTATCCGCGCACGTGTTCAAGCATTTGCGCGAGGAAGAGATTGAACAGCTCACGCTGGAAATCGCCAACGTCAGGAAGGTCGATGCCGCGGAGAAAGAAGCGGTTCTCGCCGAGTTCCACCAGATTTGCCTGGCTCAGGAATACATAACACAAGGCGGGATTCAGTACGCCAAGGATATTTTGGAGAAAGCGCTCGGATCGCAGAAGGCCGTCGACATTATTACGCGGCTGACGGCGACCTTGCAGGTGAGGCCGTTCGACTTCGCCCGCAAGGCCGATCCGCAGCAAATCCTGAACTTCCTGCAGAACGAGAACTCGCAGACGATCGCGCTCGTGCTCTCCTATCTGCAGCCGGACCAGGCGGCGACGATCCTGTCGTCGCTGCCGCAGGAGAAACAGGCCGAGGTGGCCAAGCGGATCGCTCTGATGGACAGCACTTCGCCGGAAGTCATCAGCCAGGTGGAGCGGGTGCTGGAGCAGAAGCTGTCCTCCACCGTCACGCAGGACTACACGACGGCGGGCGGCATCGAAGCGATCGTGCAAATTCTCAACGGGGTCGACCGCAGCACCGAGCGGACGATCCTCGATTCGCTGGAGATCCAGGACCCGGAACTGGCGGAGGAGATCAAAAAGCGGATGTTCGTGTTCGAGGATATCGTCAACCTCGACAACCGTTCGATCCAGCGGATCATCCGGGACGTCGAGAACGCGGACCTGCAGCTCGCTCTCAAAGTCGCAAGCGAGGAAGTGCGGGAGGCCGTGTTCCGCAACATGTCCAAGCGGATGGCCGACAACTTCCGGGAGGAAATGGAATACATGGGACCCGTGCGGCTGCGTGACGTGGAAGAAGCGCAGACCCGCATCGTAGCAACGATCCGTCGCTTGGAGGAGACCGGTGAGGTCATCATCGCACGCGGCGGAGGTGACGACATCATTGTCTAA
- the fliF gene encoding flagellar basal-body MS-ring/collar protein FliF: MNEKLGRWRERLLLTWQKYSKKQQYAIIGVAVFSLAALVLVVATLSRTEYSTAFQNLRPEVASSIKAYLEGKGIPYKLSADGQSIGVPTNMVSEVKVDVASQNLLQGGSLGYGAFRESNTFGMTDNEFNVKLIDAIQGEIQQMISKISGVRDAKVLVTLPKESAFIQQDQQETKAAVMLTLEPGYSLDQRTVDTMYELVEKSLPNLKQDNITISDQYGNTYSHSKAGGAAGAAGIAGTVAEQLAIKKNYEAEIQKKVQSLLGPIVGGVNKVVPLAFVNMNFDKVAESRSLVTPVNEEDNTGIDISIQEISKSYRSDSGGEGGTAGTGDTDIPGYPGTSGSGNTESEELSRTVNREVNRIKQEVVKSPYVVRDLTISVGVEPPQRDNPESLTPELREAFQQILVGIVGTALADSGQTFTPEQLAAKVTVIPSPLTDVTEDGGFASSNWMYALYGAGAVGLLAAAGGTVWALRRRKQMQDLAAAETAASLETPKVQYPTIDLDQVTTENQIRKQLESLAKRKPEEFVDLLRTWLVEE, translated from the coding sequence GTGAACGAGAAGTTGGGCCGTTGGCGGGAGCGCTTGCTCCTGACATGGCAAAAATACAGCAAAAAGCAACAGTACGCGATCATCGGGGTTGCCGTCTTTTCGCTGGCGGCGCTGGTTCTGGTCGTCGCGACTTTGTCGAGGACGGAGTATTCGACGGCCTTTCAGAACCTTCGCCCGGAGGTCGCGTCAAGCATCAAGGCTTACCTGGAAGGAAAGGGCATTCCGTACAAGCTGAGCGCGGACGGACAGTCGATCGGCGTCCCGACCAACATGGTGTCCGAGGTGAAAGTGGACGTCGCTTCGCAAAACCTGCTGCAAGGCGGTTCGCTGGGGTACGGAGCGTTCCGCGAGTCGAACACCTTCGGCATGACGGACAACGAATTCAACGTCAAGCTGATCGATGCGATTCAAGGCGAGATCCAGCAGATGATCAGCAAAATATCCGGCGTGCGCGACGCGAAAGTGCTGGTGACGCTGCCGAAGGAATCGGCCTTTATCCAACAGGATCAACAGGAGACGAAGGCGGCGGTCATGCTGACGCTGGAGCCCGGATACAGCCTGGACCAGCGGACGGTCGACACGATGTACGAATTGGTGGAGAAGTCGCTGCCCAATCTCAAGCAGGACAACATCACGATCTCCGACCAATACGGGAATACATACTCGCATTCCAAGGCGGGCGGCGCCGCGGGAGCGGCCGGGATAGCCGGAACCGTGGCGGAACAGCTTGCGATCAAGAAAAATTACGAAGCCGAAATTCAGAAAAAAGTGCAGAGCTTGCTCGGTCCGATCGTCGGCGGCGTCAACAAGGTCGTGCCGCTTGCGTTCGTCAACATGAACTTCGACAAAGTGGCGGAATCGCGCTCGCTCGTTACGCCGGTGAACGAAGAGGACAATACGGGCATCGACATCAGCATCCAGGAAATCAGCAAGTCCTACAGGAGCGACAGCGGCGGGGAAGGCGGCACGGCGGGAACCGGCGACACGGACATTCCGGGATACCCGGGCACGTCCGGCAGCGGCAACACCGAGTCCGAGGAACTCAGCCGCACGGTGAACCGGGAAGTGAACCGGATCAAGCAAGAGGTGGTCAAAAGCCCTTATGTCGTGCGGGATCTGACGATCAGCGTCGGAGTCGAGCCCCCGCAACGCGACAACCCCGAATCTCTTACGCCCGAGCTGCGGGAAGCCTTCCAGCAAATTCTTGTCGGCATCGTCGGAACGGCGCTTGCGGACAGCGGACAGACGTTTACGCCCGAGCAGTTGGCGGCCAAGGTTACGGTTATCCCGAGCCCGCTGACGGACGTGACGGAGGACGGGGGATTCGCCTCCTCCAATTGGATGTACGCGCTGTACGGGGCCGGAGCGGTCGGATTGCTCGCGGCAGCCGGCGGAACCGTGTGGGCGCTGCGCCGCCGCAAACAAATGCAGGACCTGGCCGCTGCGGAAACGGCCGCCTCGCTCGAGACGCCGAAGGTACAGTATCCGACGATCGATCTCGATCAGGTCACGACCGAGAATCAAATCCGCAAACAGTTGGAAAGTCTGGCGAAGAGAAAGCCGGAAGAGTTTGTCGATCTGCTCAGGACTTGGCTTGTAGAGGAATAG
- the trmFO gene encoding FADH(2)-oxidizing methylenetetrahydrofolate--tRNA-(uracil(54)-C(5))-methyltransferase TrmFO, with protein MKTDTTAPVTVIGAGLAGSEAAWQIARQGVPVVLYEMRPVRKTPAHISDKFAELVCSNSLRSNSLTNAVGVLKEEMRRLDSLIMASADAHAVPAGGALAVDRDGFSGAVTSALERHPLVEIRREELSELPAEGIVVVATGPLTSPALSERLKELTGQDYLYFYDAAAPIVEKDSIDMSKVYLASRYGKGDAAYLNCPMTEEEFNVFYEAIITAETAPLKEFEKEIYFEGCMPIEVMMKRGKQTALFGPMKPVGLVNPHTGELPYAVVQLRQDNAAGTLYNLVGFQTHLKWGEQKRVFSLIPGLENAEFVRYGVMHRNTFINSPALLKPTYQFRKLDRLFFAGQMTGVEGYVESAASGLIAGINAGRIARGLDPVVLPPETAMGSMARYITTADPANFQPMNANFGLMPPLDEKIKNKKLRYEKLAERAISTIQNFLQNIDVFACK; from the coding sequence TTGAAGACTGACACAACCGCCCCTGTAACGGTGATCGGAGCAGGTCTTGCGGGCAGCGAAGCCGCATGGCAGATCGCCCGCCAAGGGGTACCCGTCGTCTTGTACGAGATGCGGCCGGTGCGCAAGACGCCCGCGCATATCAGCGATAAATTCGCGGAGCTGGTCTGCAGCAATTCGCTGCGGTCCAATTCGCTGACGAACGCCGTCGGCGTGCTGAAGGAAGAGATGCGGCGCCTGGATTCGCTCATCATGGCCAGCGCCGACGCGCACGCCGTCCCCGCGGGCGGCGCGCTGGCGGTCGACCGCGACGGCTTCTCCGGCGCGGTCACCTCGGCGCTGGAGCGGCATCCGCTCGTCGAGATCCGCCGCGAGGAGCTGTCGGAACTGCCGGCGGAAGGCATCGTCGTCGTCGCGACGGGCCCGCTCACATCGCCGGCGCTGTCGGAGCGCCTGAAGGAGCTCACCGGGCAGGATTACCTGTATTTCTACGATGCGGCGGCGCCGATCGTGGAGAAGGACTCCATCGACATGAGCAAGGTGTATCTGGCGTCCCGTTACGGCAAAGGGGACGCCGCTTACTTGAACTGCCCGATGACGGAAGAGGAATTCAACGTCTTTTACGAGGCGATCATTACGGCCGAGACGGCTCCGCTCAAGGAATTCGAGAAGGAGATTTATTTCGAGGGCTGCATGCCGATCGAGGTCATGATGAAGCGGGGCAAGCAGACGGCGCTGTTCGGCCCGATGAAGCCGGTCGGTCTCGTCAATCCCCATACCGGCGAGCTGCCGTACGCCGTCGTGCAGCTTCGGCAGGACAACGCGGCCGGCACGCTGTACAACCTCGTCGGCTTCCAGACCCATCTCAAATGGGGCGAGCAGAAGCGCGTCTTTTCGCTGATTCCCGGCCTGGAGAACGCGGAATTCGTGCGTTACGGGGTCATGCACCGCAACACGTTTATCAACTCGCCGGCGCTGCTGAAGCCGACCTATCAGTTCCGCAAGCTCGACCGGCTGTTTTTCGCCGGGCAGATGACGGGCGTCGAAGGTTACGTCGAATCGGCCGCATCGGGGCTGATCGCCGGGATCAACGCGGGCAGGATCGCCCGCGGGCTCGATCCGGTCGTCCTGCCGCCGGAGACGGCGATGGGAAGCATGGCGCGCTACATCACGACGGCCGATCCGGCGAATTTCCAGCCGATGAACGCGAACTTCGGGCTGATGCCGCCGCTGGACGAGAAGATCAAAAACAAAAAGCTGCGGTATGAAAAGCTCGCCGAACGCGCCATTTCGACTATTCAGAATTTTTTACAAAATATCGACGTCTTCGCTTGTAAATGA
- the flgB gene encoding flagellar basal body rod protein FlgB, giving the protein MILSNSGFRILERALDASVLRQQVIANNIANEGTPRFKRSEVTFESLLKKELSGVKGLVGYRTDPRHFEIGEPAVAKPTIQTDRHSVMNNNLNNVDIDAEMSLMAMNQLRYNVMIQQANHDIRMTRTAIGGR; this is encoded by the coding sequence ATGATTCTGTCGAATTCTGGATTTCGTATCTTGGAAAGGGCGCTGGATGCGTCCGTCCTGCGTCAGCAAGTGATTGCGAACAACATCGCGAACGAAGGGACGCCGCGGTTCAAACGATCCGAGGTAACGTTCGAGAGCTTGCTCAAGAAGGAATTAAGCGGAGTGAAAGGACTTGTCGGATACCGTACCGATCCCCGGCATTTCGAAATCGGTGAACCGGCGGTCGCCAAGCCGACGATCCAAACGGATCGGCATTCGGTGATGAACAACAACCTCAACAATGTGGACATCGACGCGGAGATGAGCCTGATGGCGATGAACCAGCTGCGTTACAACGTCATGATCCAACAAGCCAACCATGACATCCGGATGACCCGGACGGCGATAGGAGGCAGATAA